In Musa acuminata AAA Group cultivar baxijiao chromosome BXJ2-3, Cavendish_Baxijiao_AAA, whole genome shotgun sequence, the following proteins share a genomic window:
- the LOC135607600 gene encoding uncharacterized protein LOC135607600 → MNRRIRCPNPKPSTSRIEERLHRFLKPGALARLRDSRISSARPGRSVALPRLSSASSRSPAAPRPAAAQNDGIFPCFAVRSYGPRFLQRRKLAAAAKSIFFAPPSPDLPEPVSDAFPFDLVAAR, encoded by the coding sequence atgAATCGAAGGATTCGGTGTCCAAACCCTAAGCCGTCTACCTCACGGATCGAGGAGCGGCTCCACCGCTTCCTGAAGCCCGGCGCGCTTGCCCGCCTCCGGGACTCCAGGATCAGCAGTGCCAGACCAGGCCGATCCGTCGCCCTACCCCGCCTCTCGTCCGCCTCGTCCCGTTCTCCGGCCGCGCCGCGTCCCGCGGCAGCCCAGAACGACGGGATTTTCCCTTGCTTTGCAGTCAGGTCCTACGGCCCGAGGTTCCTCCAGCGGAGGAagctcgccgccgccgccaaATCCATCTTCTTTGCTCCCCCAAGCCCGGATCTCCCCGAGCCCGTATCGGACGCCTTCCCCTTCGATCTGGTCGCCGCACGTTGA
- the LOC135608114 gene encoding uncharacterized protein LOC135608114 — MEEPLDFEEEDQLVRTPLRPTNTNKRSKVIGLDDLLTDYYEEKNKYVHRKSKRLSLSKGYNSDEDDKSRKYKERMLSKFVHDCEKQVNEMSAEEEIPLWGQRVFGHQKSLPSTEYKGVADCQLLQSSSIGDLISFIYLNEEQGESFLEGLLVNRWLCKLAFVSGFVEDSIATWVFNKMLYSSNGELQVSACEFWCDILLSKDEADKPSVSLGWFPGYSQLMDALATYGYLFDTSMSHSSLSQEVHTDKPEGPPENISSWIKVISACCQIRSPRSIFSISEAEELLCIIIHFSLDRELQGLLFIINEGMQSIIRFFSEEEWDVSCKRVAKSLAFRTPKDLNCLRVVECISVTNGRSKQLRSQIALQLLTLRFDIKVNDCKEILEVLMSVNVKDKDCDFFKLYIYLVLAENFLSFHHLGEEKSVAIDTWCKFLRNCSSQITSTDWRSYASKVRNKASYILQTTVEKST, encoded by the exons ATGGAGGAGCCTCTCGATTTCGAGGAGGAAGACCAGCTTGTCCGAACCCCTCTCCGTCCCACCAACACCAACAAAAG GAGCAAGGTCATTGGCTTGGATGATCTTCTAACTGATTATTATGAAGAGAAAAACAAATATGTGCATCGCAAGTCCAAGCGCTTATCTTTATCTAAGGGATACAATTCAGATGAAGATGACAAAAGTCGAAAATACAAAGAAAGAATGTTATCTAAGTTTGTTCACGATTGCGAGAAACAG GTTAATGAGATGAGTGCCGAAGAGGAGATTCCATTATGGGGCCAAAGAGTTTTTGGACATCAG AAATCTCTGCCATCAACCGAGTACAAGGGTGTAGCAGATTGTCAACTTTTGCAGTCGTCATCAATAGGAGATCTGATTTCATTCATttatttaaatgaagaacaag GAGAGAGCTTCCTAGAAGGACTGTTGGTAAATAGATGGCTCTGCAAATTGGCCTTCGTATCTGGTTTCGTGGAGGATTCCATTGCAACTTGGGTGTTCAACAAAA TGCTGTACTCATCAAATGGAGAGCTACAAGTTTCCGCTTGTGAATTTTGGTGCGATATCCTTCTATCGAAAGATGAG GCTGATAAGCCATCGGTATCACTAGGATGGTTTCCTGGCTATTCCCAACTAATGGATGCCCTGGCAACCTATGGATATCTATTTGATACATCAATGAGTCATTCATCGCTTTCACAAGAAGTCCATACAG ATAAACCTGAAGGGCCACCTGAAAATATTAGTTCGTGGATCAAAGTAATATCTGCGTGTTGTCAGATCAG AAGTCCCCGATCCATCTTCTCTATATCAGAAGCAGAGGAGCTACTTTGCATAATTATTCACTTCTCGTTAGATCGTGAGCTTCAGGGCTTGCTATTTATTATAAATGAGGGCATGCAATCAATCATTAGATTTTTTAGTGAGGAAGAATGGGATGTCAGCTGCAAAAGAGTGGCAAAGTCTCTTGCTTTCAG AACCCCAAAGGACCTTAATTGTTTAAGGGTTGTGGAATGCATTTCTGTGACTAATGGCCGTAGCAAGCAACTCAGGAGTCAAATCGCGCTACAATTGCTGACTCTGCGCTTTGACATAAAG GTGAACGACTGTAAAGAAATCCTGGAAGTACTGATGTCAGTCAATGTGAAGGATAAAGATTGCGATTTCTTCAAGTTATATATCTACTTAGTTTTAGCCGAGAATTTCCTCTCGTTTCATCATCTGGGTGAAGAAAAATCGGTAGCTATTGACACGTGGTGTAAATTTCTACGCAACTGCTCGAGCCAAATTACAAGCACGGATTGGAGATCATATGCATCAAAG GTTCGGAATAAAGCTTCGTACATTTTGCAAACCACCGTCGAGAAGAGTACGTAA